The DNA sequence GGTCCCGAGTTCGTCCGGCGGGCCGGCGGCCCGACCCCTGCGTGGCTCGCGCCTCTGCCCGCGTTCACGATCGACCGGCTCGAGCCGGCGTGGAGCGGCGGCGACCTGCTCGTGCACGTGGCGGCCGACGACCCCATCACCGTGGCGCACGCGAGCCGGATGCTGCTGAAGGACACTCGCTCGTTCGCCGAGCTCGCCTGGACGCAGATCGGATTCCGCCGCGCGTACGGATCGGAAGCGCACGGGGTCACGATGCGCAACCTCTTCGGGCAGGTCGATGGCACCGTGAACCCGACGCCGGAGACCACCGACTTCGATCGGGTGGTGTGGATCGACGCGCCCGGATCCTGGCTGCATAACGGTACGAGCCTGGTGATCCGGCGGATCAGCCTGAACCTCGAGACGTGGGACCGGCTCGACCGCTCGGGCCGGGAGCAGTCCGTCGGGCGCACGCTCGCGAACGGGGCGCCGCTGACCGGAGTGAACGAGCGCGACGAACCGGACTTCGCGGCGACGACCCCGCTCGGTTTCCCGGTGATCGCCGACTTCTCGCACCTCCGCCGCGCGCGCAGCGACGATCCCGACGAGCGGATCTTCCGCCGTTCGTACAACTACGACCTTGCGGGCACCGGCGGCGCGATCTCGGACTCGGGGCTCATCTTCGGGTCGTACCAGCGGGACGTGGCGCGGCAGTTCACCCCGATCCAGAGGCGCTTGGACGAACTGGACCTCCTGAACGAGTGGACGACCCCGATCGGGTCCTCCGTCTTCGCCCTCCCGCCGGGCTGCGCGCCGGGCGGGTTCATCGGGGAGGGCATCCTCGGCTGAGTCCTCCGCCCCGAAAGCCCCGCAGTGCCGAGATCTAGGATGAGGGGATGGCGCAGGCGACACGGCGGGGGATCCTCGCCGTCGTCACCGCGATCGTGCTCCTCGCGCTCGGCGCGGGCGTCGGCGTGGTCCTGGGCGATGCGCTCGGCATCCGCACCGAACCGTCCGCGCAGATGACGCCCGCCGCCCCCGTCGCCCCCGCCTCGGCGACGGTCGTGCTGCCGCCGGAGTTCACCGAGGTCGAGGCGCCCGACACCGAGCGCATGCGGGTCGCCCTCGAGAGCCTCTCGGATGCCGCCGCCGCGGCATCCGGAACGGCGGGCGCGGCATCCCTGACCGTCGTCACCGGCGCGGGCGACCCCGCCGATGAGACGTACGAGCTGACCGGGACCCCCGATGCGCTGCGGGTCGAGGCCGCCGGGGAGGCCGGAGCCGTCCGCGGC is a window from the Microbacterium lacus genome containing:
- a CDS encoding Dyp-type peroxidase, which encodes MSRHDPNDGRARLSRRQLLLGGAVAGVGAVAAAGADRILDPPAAVAAPEELNGTQTIAFHGSRQAGVDTPVQAHAAYFGLTLRPEVDRAALARLMRILTDDAARLTQGEPALADSEPELALVPARLTVTFGYGPEFVRRAGGPTPAWLAPLPAFTIDRLEPAWSGGDLLVHVAADDPITVAHASRMLLKDTRSFAELAWTQIGFRRAYGSEAHGVTMRNLFGQVDGTVNPTPETTDFDRVVWIDAPGSWLHNGTSLVIRRISLNLETWDRLDRSGREQSVGRTLANGAPLTGVNERDEPDFAATTPLGFPVIADFSHLRRARSDDPDERIFRRSYNYDLAGTGGAISDSGLIFGSYQRDVARQFTPIQRRLDELDLLNEWTTPIGSSVFALPPGCAPGGFIGEGILG